One stretch of Prionailurus viverrinus isolate Anna chromosome C1, UM_Priviv_1.0, whole genome shotgun sequence DNA includes these proteins:
- the CLSTN1 gene encoding calsyntenin-1 isoform X3, which produces MLRRPALAPAPAAWLLLAGLLSGGGVWATRVNKHKPWLEPTYHGIVTENDNAVLLDPPLIALDKDAPLRFAESFEVTVTKEGEICGFKIHGQNVPFDAVVVDKSTGEGIIRSKEKLDCELQKDYTFTIQAYDCGQGPDGANAKKSHKATVHIQVNDVNEYAPVFKEKSYKATVIEGKQYDSILRVEAVDADCSPQFSQICSYEVVTPDVPFAIDKDGYIKNTEKLNYGKEHQYKLTITAYDCGKRRAAEDVLVKVSVKPTCSPGWQGWNKRVEYEPGTGSLALFPNVHLETCDEPVASVQATVELETGHIGKGCDRDTYSEQSLHRLCGAASGTTELLPSPSGSLNWTVGLPTDNGHDSDQVFEFNGTQAVRIPDGVVSVNPKEPFTISVWMRHGPFGRKKETILCSSDKTDMNRHHYSLYVHGCRLTFLLRQDPSEEKKYKPAEFHWKLNQVCDEEWHHYVLNVELPSVTLYVDGVSHEPFSVTEDYPLHPSRIETQLVVGACWQGGDLHMTQFFRGNLAGLTVRSGKLADKKVIDCLYTCKEGLDLQAPEDGRGVKIHTNPSQLALTLEGDDVGELDKAMQHIAYLNSRQFPTPGIRRLKLTSTVKCFNEAPCISVPPVDGYVMVLQPEEPKISLSGVHHFARAASEFESPEGVFLFPELRIISTITREVEPEGDGDEDPTVQESLVSEEIVHDLDTCEVTVDGEELNPAQESLEVDMARLQQKGIAVSASDLGMVFTGVDTMASYEEVLRLLRYRNWHTRSLLDRKFRLVCSELNGRYISNEFQVEVNVIHTAGPMEHASHMAAQPQFVHPERHAFVDLSGHNLASPHPFAVVPSTATVVIVVCVSFLVFMIILGVFRIRAAHQRTMRDQDTGKENEMDWDDSALTITVNPMETYEDQHSSEEEEEEEEEEESEAGEEEDDITSAESESSEEEEGEHGDQQSANRQQQLEWDDSTLSY; this is translated from the exons AGAGTTTTGAGGTGACAGTCACCAAAGAAG GTGAGATTTGTGGATTTAAAATTCATGGGCAGAATGTCCCCTTTGATGCAGTGGTAGTGGATAAGTCCACTGGCGAGGGAATAATTCGCTCAAAAGAGAAACTGGACTGTGAACTACAGAAAGACTACACATTCACCATCCAGGCCTATGACTGCGGCCAGGGGCCGGATGGCGCCAACGCGAAAAAGTCTCATAA AGCAACTGTCCATATTCAGGTGAACGATGTGAACGAATATGCACCTGTGTTCAAGGAGAAGTCCTACAAAGCGACCGTCATCGAGGGGAAGCAGTATGACAGTATCCTGAGGGTGGAGGCCGTGGACGCTGACTGCTCCCCCCAGTTCAGCCAGATATGCAGCTATGAAGTCGTCACTCCAGACGTGCCGTTTGCTATCGACAAAGATG GTTACATAAAAAACACAGAGAAGCTAAACTATGGGAAAGAACACCAGTACAAGCTGACCATCACCGCCTACGATTGCGGGAAGAGAAGGGCAGCGGAAGACGTCTTGGTGAAGGTCAGCGTCAAGCCCACCTGCTCCCCCGGGTGGCAAG GATGGAACAAGAGGGTCGAGTATGAGCCTGGCACGGGCTCTTTGGCCCTCTTCCCAAATGTGCACCTGGAGACGTGCGACGAACCCGTGGCCTCAGTGCAGGCGACGGTAGAGCTGGAGACCGGCCACATCGGGAAAGGCTGTGACCGTGACACCTACTCTGAGCAGTCTCTTCACCGGCTGTGTG GCGCTGCGTCTGGCACCACCGAGCTGCTCCCGTCCCCCAGTGGGTCCTTGAACTGGACTGTCGGCCTCCCCACTGACAACGGCCACGACAGTGACCAGGTCTTCGAGTTCAACGGCACCCAAGCAGTGAGGATCCCAGATGGTGTCGTTTCTGTCAACCCGAAAGAGCCTTTTACGATTTCTGTGTGGATGAGGCATGGGCCTTTTGGCAGGAAGAAGGAGACCATTCTCTGTAGTTCAGACAAAACAG ACATGAACCGGCACCATTATTCACTCTACGTCCACGGCTGCCGCCTCACTTTCCTCCTCCGTCAGGATCcttcagaagagaagaaatacaaaccTGCAGAATTCCACTGGAAATTGAATCAG GTCTGTGATGAGGAGTGGCATCACTACGTCCTCAACGTGGAGCTCCCGAGCGTGACTCTCTATGTGGACGGTGTTTCTCACGAGCCCTTCTCTGTGACCGAAGATTACCCGCTTCATCCATCCAGGATTGAAACCCAGCTCGTGGTTGGGGCTTGCTGGCAAG GTGGCGACCTGCACATGACCCAGTTTTTCCGGGGTAATCTGGCTGGCCTGACTGTCCGTTCTGGGAAACTCGCAGATAAGAAGGTGATTGACTGTCTGTACACCTGCAAAGAAGGGCTGGACCTGCAGGCCCCCGAGGACGGCAGAGGCGTGAAG ATCCATACCAACCCCAGTCAGTTGGCGTTGACCTTGGAGGGAGATGATGTTGGGGAGCTGGATAAAGCCATGCAGCACATCGCCTACCTGAACTCACGGCAGTTCCCCACACCTGGGATCCGgagactcaaactcaccagcACAGTCAA GTGTTTTAATGAAGCTCCTTGCATCTCGGTGCCCCCGGTGGATGGTTACGTGATGGTGTTGCAGCCAGAGGAGCCCAAGATCAGCCTGAGTGGGGTCCACCATTTTGCTCGAGCGGCTTCTGAATTTGAAAGCCCAGAGGGGGTTTTCCTTTTCCCTGAGCTTCGGATCATCAGCACCATCACGAGAGAAGTGGAGCCCGAAGGGGACGGGGACGAGGACCCCACAG TTCAAGAGTCGCTCGTGTCCGAGGAGATCGTGCATGACCTGGATACCTGCGAAGTCACCGTGGACGGGGAGGAACTGAACCCAGCGCAGGAGAGCCTGGAGGTAGACATGGCCCGCCTGCAGCAGAAGGGCATCGCGGTGAGCGCCTCCGACCTGGGCATGGTCTTCACAG GCGTGGACACCATGGCCAGCTACGAGGAGGTTCTGCGCCTCCTCCGCTATCGGAACTGGCACACCAGGTCCCTGCTTGACCGCAAGTTCAGGCTCGTCTGCTCAGAGCTCAATGGCCGCTACATCAGCAACGAGTTTCAGGTGGAG GTGAACGTCATTCACACGGCCGGCCCCATGGAGCACGCCAGCCACATGGCCGCCCAGCCGCAGTTCGTCCACCCGGAGCGCCATGCCTTCGTCGATCTCTCGGGTCACAACCTGGCCAGCCCCCACCCGTTCGCAG TTGTCCCCAGCACCGCCACTGTTGTCATTGTGGTGTGTGTCAGCTTCTTGGTTTTCATGATTATCCTGGGAGTCTTCCGGATCCGGGCTGCTCATCAGCGAACCATGCGGGACCAGGACACCGGGAAGGAGAACGAGATGGATTGGGATGACTCCGCTCTGACCATCACCGTGAACCCCATGGAG ACGTACGAGGACCAGCACAgcagcgaggaggaggaggaggaggaagaggaggaggagagcgaagccggggaggaggaggatgacaTCACCAGCGCCGAGTCGGAAAGcagcgaggaggaggagggggagcacGGGGACCAGCAGAGCGCGAACCGGCAGCAGCAGCTGGAGTGGGACGACTCCACCCTGAGCTACTGA
- the CLSTN1 gene encoding calsyntenin-1 isoform X1, which produces MLRRPALAPAPAAWLLLAGLLSGGGVWATRVNKHKPWLEPTYHGIVTENDNAVLLDPPLIALDKDAPLRFAESFEVTVTKEGEICGFKIHGQNVPFDAVVVDKSTGEGIIRSKEKLDCELQKDYTFTIQAYDCGQGPDGANAKKSHKATVHIQVNDVNEYAPVFKEKSYKATVIEGKQYDSILRVEAVDADCSPQFSQICSYEVVTPDVPFAIDKDGYIKNTEKLNYGKEHQYKLTITAYDCGKRRAAEDVLVKVSVKPTCSPGWQGWNKRVEYEPGTGSLALFPNVHLETCDEPVASVQATVELETGHIGKGCDRDTYSEQSLHRLCGAASGTTELLPSPSGSLNWTVGLPTDNGHDSDQVFEFNGTQAVRIPDGVVSVNPKEPFTISVWMRHGPFGRKKETILCSSDKTDMNRHHYSLYVHGCRLTFLLRQDPSEEKKYKPAEFHWKLNQVCDEEWHHYVLNVELPSVTLYVDGVSHEPFSVTEDYPLHPSRIETQLVVGACWQEYPAFENDNETEPVPMAPAGGDLHMTQFFRGNLAGLTVRSGKLADKKVIDCLYTCKEGLDLQAPEDGRGVKIHTNPSQLALTLEGDDVGELDKAMQHIAYLNSRQFPTPGIRRLKLTSTVKCFNEAPCISVPPVDGYVMVLQPEEPKISLSGVHHFARAASEFESPEGVFLFPELRIISTITREVEPEGDGDEDPTVQESLVSEEIVHDLDTCEVTVDGEELNPAQESLEVDMARLQQKGIAVSASDLGMVFTGVDTMASYEEVLRLLRYRNWHTRSLLDRKFRLVCSELNGRYISNEFQVEVNVIHTAGPMEHASHMAAQPQFVHPERHAFVDLSGHNLASPHPFAVVPSTATVVIVVCVSFLVFMIILGVFRIRAAHQRTMRDQDTGKENEMDWDDSALTITVNPMETYEDQHSSEEEEEEEEEEESEAGEEEDDITSAESESSEEEEGEHGDQQSANRQQQLEWDDSTLSY; this is translated from the exons AGAGTTTTGAGGTGACAGTCACCAAAGAAG GTGAGATTTGTGGATTTAAAATTCATGGGCAGAATGTCCCCTTTGATGCAGTGGTAGTGGATAAGTCCACTGGCGAGGGAATAATTCGCTCAAAAGAGAAACTGGACTGTGAACTACAGAAAGACTACACATTCACCATCCAGGCCTATGACTGCGGCCAGGGGCCGGATGGCGCCAACGCGAAAAAGTCTCATAA AGCAACTGTCCATATTCAGGTGAACGATGTGAACGAATATGCACCTGTGTTCAAGGAGAAGTCCTACAAAGCGACCGTCATCGAGGGGAAGCAGTATGACAGTATCCTGAGGGTGGAGGCCGTGGACGCTGACTGCTCCCCCCAGTTCAGCCAGATATGCAGCTATGAAGTCGTCACTCCAGACGTGCCGTTTGCTATCGACAAAGATG GTTACATAAAAAACACAGAGAAGCTAAACTATGGGAAAGAACACCAGTACAAGCTGACCATCACCGCCTACGATTGCGGGAAGAGAAGGGCAGCGGAAGACGTCTTGGTGAAGGTCAGCGTCAAGCCCACCTGCTCCCCCGGGTGGCAAG GATGGAACAAGAGGGTCGAGTATGAGCCTGGCACGGGCTCTTTGGCCCTCTTCCCAAATGTGCACCTGGAGACGTGCGACGAACCCGTGGCCTCAGTGCAGGCGACGGTAGAGCTGGAGACCGGCCACATCGGGAAAGGCTGTGACCGTGACACCTACTCTGAGCAGTCTCTTCACCGGCTGTGTG GCGCTGCGTCTGGCACCACCGAGCTGCTCCCGTCCCCCAGTGGGTCCTTGAACTGGACTGTCGGCCTCCCCACTGACAACGGCCACGACAGTGACCAGGTCTTCGAGTTCAACGGCACCCAAGCAGTGAGGATCCCAGATGGTGTCGTTTCTGTCAACCCGAAAGAGCCTTTTACGATTTCTGTGTGGATGAGGCATGGGCCTTTTGGCAGGAAGAAGGAGACCATTCTCTGTAGTTCAGACAAAACAG ACATGAACCGGCACCATTATTCACTCTACGTCCACGGCTGCCGCCTCACTTTCCTCCTCCGTCAGGATCcttcagaagagaagaaatacaaaccTGCAGAATTCCACTGGAAATTGAATCAG GTCTGTGATGAGGAGTGGCATCACTACGTCCTCAACGTGGAGCTCCCGAGCGTGACTCTCTATGTGGACGGTGTTTCTCACGAGCCCTTCTCTGTGACCGAAGATTACCCGCTTCATCCATCCAGGATTGAAACCCAGCTCGTGGTTGGGGCTTGCTGGCAAG AGTATCCAGCATTTGAAAATGACAATGAAACCGAGCCTGTGCCTATGGCCCCTGCAG GTGGCGACCTGCACATGACCCAGTTTTTCCGGGGTAATCTGGCTGGCCTGACTGTCCGTTCTGGGAAACTCGCAGATAAGAAGGTGATTGACTGTCTGTACACCTGCAAAGAAGGGCTGGACCTGCAGGCCCCCGAGGACGGCAGAGGCGTGAAG ATCCATACCAACCCCAGTCAGTTGGCGTTGACCTTGGAGGGAGATGATGTTGGGGAGCTGGATAAAGCCATGCAGCACATCGCCTACCTGAACTCACGGCAGTTCCCCACACCTGGGATCCGgagactcaaactcaccagcACAGTCAA GTGTTTTAATGAAGCTCCTTGCATCTCGGTGCCCCCGGTGGATGGTTACGTGATGGTGTTGCAGCCAGAGGAGCCCAAGATCAGCCTGAGTGGGGTCCACCATTTTGCTCGAGCGGCTTCTGAATTTGAAAGCCCAGAGGGGGTTTTCCTTTTCCCTGAGCTTCGGATCATCAGCACCATCACGAGAGAAGTGGAGCCCGAAGGGGACGGGGACGAGGACCCCACAG TTCAAGAGTCGCTCGTGTCCGAGGAGATCGTGCATGACCTGGATACCTGCGAAGTCACCGTGGACGGGGAGGAACTGAACCCAGCGCAGGAGAGCCTGGAGGTAGACATGGCCCGCCTGCAGCAGAAGGGCATCGCGGTGAGCGCCTCCGACCTGGGCATGGTCTTCACAG GCGTGGACACCATGGCCAGCTACGAGGAGGTTCTGCGCCTCCTCCGCTATCGGAACTGGCACACCAGGTCCCTGCTTGACCGCAAGTTCAGGCTCGTCTGCTCAGAGCTCAATGGCCGCTACATCAGCAACGAGTTTCAGGTGGAG GTGAACGTCATTCACACGGCCGGCCCCATGGAGCACGCCAGCCACATGGCCGCCCAGCCGCAGTTCGTCCACCCGGAGCGCCATGCCTTCGTCGATCTCTCGGGTCACAACCTGGCCAGCCCCCACCCGTTCGCAG TTGTCCCCAGCACCGCCACTGTTGTCATTGTGGTGTGTGTCAGCTTCTTGGTTTTCATGATTATCCTGGGAGTCTTCCGGATCCGGGCTGCTCATCAGCGAACCATGCGGGACCAGGACACCGGGAAGGAGAACGAGATGGATTGGGATGACTCCGCTCTGACCATCACCGTGAACCCCATGGAG ACGTACGAGGACCAGCACAgcagcgaggaggaggaggaggaggaagaggaggaggagagcgaagccggggaggaggaggatgacaTCACCAGCGCCGAGTCGGAAAGcagcgaggaggaggagggggagcacGGGGACCAGCAGAGCGCGAACCGGCAGCAGCAGCTGGAGTGGGACGACTCCACCCTGAGCTACTGA
- the CLSTN1 gene encoding calsyntenin-1 isoform X2: MLRRPALAPAPAAWLLLAGLLSGGGVWATRVNKHKPWLEPTYHGIVTENDNAVLLDPPLIALDKDAPLRFAGEICGFKIHGQNVPFDAVVVDKSTGEGIIRSKEKLDCELQKDYTFTIQAYDCGQGPDGANAKKSHKATVHIQVNDVNEYAPVFKEKSYKATVIEGKQYDSILRVEAVDADCSPQFSQICSYEVVTPDVPFAIDKDGYIKNTEKLNYGKEHQYKLTITAYDCGKRRAAEDVLVKVSVKPTCSPGWQGWNKRVEYEPGTGSLALFPNVHLETCDEPVASVQATVELETGHIGKGCDRDTYSEQSLHRLCGAASGTTELLPSPSGSLNWTVGLPTDNGHDSDQVFEFNGTQAVRIPDGVVSVNPKEPFTISVWMRHGPFGRKKETILCSSDKTDMNRHHYSLYVHGCRLTFLLRQDPSEEKKYKPAEFHWKLNQVCDEEWHHYVLNVELPSVTLYVDGVSHEPFSVTEDYPLHPSRIETQLVVGACWQEYPAFENDNETEPVPMAPAGGDLHMTQFFRGNLAGLTVRSGKLADKKVIDCLYTCKEGLDLQAPEDGRGVKIHTNPSQLALTLEGDDVGELDKAMQHIAYLNSRQFPTPGIRRLKLTSTVKCFNEAPCISVPPVDGYVMVLQPEEPKISLSGVHHFARAASEFESPEGVFLFPELRIISTITREVEPEGDGDEDPTVQESLVSEEIVHDLDTCEVTVDGEELNPAQESLEVDMARLQQKGIAVSASDLGMVFTGVDTMASYEEVLRLLRYRNWHTRSLLDRKFRLVCSELNGRYISNEFQVEVNVIHTAGPMEHASHMAAQPQFVHPERHAFVDLSGHNLASPHPFAVVPSTATVVIVVCVSFLVFMIILGVFRIRAAHQRTMRDQDTGKENEMDWDDSALTITVNPMETYEDQHSSEEEEEEEEEEESEAGEEEDDITSAESESSEEEEGEHGDQQSANRQQQLEWDDSTLSY; the protein is encoded by the exons GTGAGATTTGTGGATTTAAAATTCATGGGCAGAATGTCCCCTTTGATGCAGTGGTAGTGGATAAGTCCACTGGCGAGGGAATAATTCGCTCAAAAGAGAAACTGGACTGTGAACTACAGAAAGACTACACATTCACCATCCAGGCCTATGACTGCGGCCAGGGGCCGGATGGCGCCAACGCGAAAAAGTCTCATAA AGCAACTGTCCATATTCAGGTGAACGATGTGAACGAATATGCACCTGTGTTCAAGGAGAAGTCCTACAAAGCGACCGTCATCGAGGGGAAGCAGTATGACAGTATCCTGAGGGTGGAGGCCGTGGACGCTGACTGCTCCCCCCAGTTCAGCCAGATATGCAGCTATGAAGTCGTCACTCCAGACGTGCCGTTTGCTATCGACAAAGATG GTTACATAAAAAACACAGAGAAGCTAAACTATGGGAAAGAACACCAGTACAAGCTGACCATCACCGCCTACGATTGCGGGAAGAGAAGGGCAGCGGAAGACGTCTTGGTGAAGGTCAGCGTCAAGCCCACCTGCTCCCCCGGGTGGCAAG GATGGAACAAGAGGGTCGAGTATGAGCCTGGCACGGGCTCTTTGGCCCTCTTCCCAAATGTGCACCTGGAGACGTGCGACGAACCCGTGGCCTCAGTGCAGGCGACGGTAGAGCTGGAGACCGGCCACATCGGGAAAGGCTGTGACCGTGACACCTACTCTGAGCAGTCTCTTCACCGGCTGTGTG GCGCTGCGTCTGGCACCACCGAGCTGCTCCCGTCCCCCAGTGGGTCCTTGAACTGGACTGTCGGCCTCCCCACTGACAACGGCCACGACAGTGACCAGGTCTTCGAGTTCAACGGCACCCAAGCAGTGAGGATCCCAGATGGTGTCGTTTCTGTCAACCCGAAAGAGCCTTTTACGATTTCTGTGTGGATGAGGCATGGGCCTTTTGGCAGGAAGAAGGAGACCATTCTCTGTAGTTCAGACAAAACAG ACATGAACCGGCACCATTATTCACTCTACGTCCACGGCTGCCGCCTCACTTTCCTCCTCCGTCAGGATCcttcagaagagaagaaatacaaaccTGCAGAATTCCACTGGAAATTGAATCAG GTCTGTGATGAGGAGTGGCATCACTACGTCCTCAACGTGGAGCTCCCGAGCGTGACTCTCTATGTGGACGGTGTTTCTCACGAGCCCTTCTCTGTGACCGAAGATTACCCGCTTCATCCATCCAGGATTGAAACCCAGCTCGTGGTTGGGGCTTGCTGGCAAG AGTATCCAGCATTTGAAAATGACAATGAAACCGAGCCTGTGCCTATGGCCCCTGCAG GTGGCGACCTGCACATGACCCAGTTTTTCCGGGGTAATCTGGCTGGCCTGACTGTCCGTTCTGGGAAACTCGCAGATAAGAAGGTGATTGACTGTCTGTACACCTGCAAAGAAGGGCTGGACCTGCAGGCCCCCGAGGACGGCAGAGGCGTGAAG ATCCATACCAACCCCAGTCAGTTGGCGTTGACCTTGGAGGGAGATGATGTTGGGGAGCTGGATAAAGCCATGCAGCACATCGCCTACCTGAACTCACGGCAGTTCCCCACACCTGGGATCCGgagactcaaactcaccagcACAGTCAA GTGTTTTAATGAAGCTCCTTGCATCTCGGTGCCCCCGGTGGATGGTTACGTGATGGTGTTGCAGCCAGAGGAGCCCAAGATCAGCCTGAGTGGGGTCCACCATTTTGCTCGAGCGGCTTCTGAATTTGAAAGCCCAGAGGGGGTTTTCCTTTTCCCTGAGCTTCGGATCATCAGCACCATCACGAGAGAAGTGGAGCCCGAAGGGGACGGGGACGAGGACCCCACAG TTCAAGAGTCGCTCGTGTCCGAGGAGATCGTGCATGACCTGGATACCTGCGAAGTCACCGTGGACGGGGAGGAACTGAACCCAGCGCAGGAGAGCCTGGAGGTAGACATGGCCCGCCTGCAGCAGAAGGGCATCGCGGTGAGCGCCTCCGACCTGGGCATGGTCTTCACAG GCGTGGACACCATGGCCAGCTACGAGGAGGTTCTGCGCCTCCTCCGCTATCGGAACTGGCACACCAGGTCCCTGCTTGACCGCAAGTTCAGGCTCGTCTGCTCAGAGCTCAATGGCCGCTACATCAGCAACGAGTTTCAGGTGGAG GTGAACGTCATTCACACGGCCGGCCCCATGGAGCACGCCAGCCACATGGCCGCCCAGCCGCAGTTCGTCCACCCGGAGCGCCATGCCTTCGTCGATCTCTCGGGTCACAACCTGGCCAGCCCCCACCCGTTCGCAG TTGTCCCCAGCACCGCCACTGTTGTCATTGTGGTGTGTGTCAGCTTCTTGGTTTTCATGATTATCCTGGGAGTCTTCCGGATCCGGGCTGCTCATCAGCGAACCATGCGGGACCAGGACACCGGGAAGGAGAACGAGATGGATTGGGATGACTCCGCTCTGACCATCACCGTGAACCCCATGGAG ACGTACGAGGACCAGCACAgcagcgaggaggaggaggaggaggaagaggaggaggagagcgaagccggggaggaggaggatgacaTCACCAGCGCCGAGTCGGAAAGcagcgaggaggaggagggggagcacGGGGACCAGCAGAGCGCGAACCGGCAGCAGCAGCTGGAGTGGGACGACTCCACCCTGAGCTACTGA
- the CLSTN1 gene encoding calsyntenin-1 isoform X4, producing MLRRPALAPAPAAWLLLAGLLSGGGVWATRVNKHKPWLEPTYHGIVTENDNAVLLDPPLIALDKDAPLRFAGEICGFKIHGQNVPFDAVVVDKSTGEGIIRSKEKLDCELQKDYTFTIQAYDCGQGPDGANAKKSHKATVHIQVNDVNEYAPVFKEKSYKATVIEGKQYDSILRVEAVDADCSPQFSQICSYEVVTPDVPFAIDKDGYIKNTEKLNYGKEHQYKLTITAYDCGKRRAAEDVLVKVSVKPTCSPGWQGWNKRVEYEPGTGSLALFPNVHLETCDEPVASVQATVELETGHIGKGCDRDTYSEQSLHRLCGAASGTTELLPSPSGSLNWTVGLPTDNGHDSDQVFEFNGTQAVRIPDGVVSVNPKEPFTISVWMRHGPFGRKKETILCSSDKTDMNRHHYSLYVHGCRLTFLLRQDPSEEKKYKPAEFHWKLNQVCDEEWHHYVLNVELPSVTLYVDGVSHEPFSVTEDYPLHPSRIETQLVVGACWQGGDLHMTQFFRGNLAGLTVRSGKLADKKVIDCLYTCKEGLDLQAPEDGRGVKIHTNPSQLALTLEGDDVGELDKAMQHIAYLNSRQFPTPGIRRLKLTSTVKCFNEAPCISVPPVDGYVMVLQPEEPKISLSGVHHFARAASEFESPEGVFLFPELRIISTITREVEPEGDGDEDPTVQESLVSEEIVHDLDTCEVTVDGEELNPAQESLEVDMARLQQKGIAVSASDLGMVFTGVDTMASYEEVLRLLRYRNWHTRSLLDRKFRLVCSELNGRYISNEFQVEVNVIHTAGPMEHASHMAAQPQFVHPERHAFVDLSGHNLASPHPFAVVPSTATVVIVVCVSFLVFMIILGVFRIRAAHQRTMRDQDTGKENEMDWDDSALTITVNPMETYEDQHSSEEEEEEEEEEESEAGEEEDDITSAESESSEEEEGEHGDQQSANRQQQLEWDDSTLSY from the exons GTGAGATTTGTGGATTTAAAATTCATGGGCAGAATGTCCCCTTTGATGCAGTGGTAGTGGATAAGTCCACTGGCGAGGGAATAATTCGCTCAAAAGAGAAACTGGACTGTGAACTACAGAAAGACTACACATTCACCATCCAGGCCTATGACTGCGGCCAGGGGCCGGATGGCGCCAACGCGAAAAAGTCTCATAA AGCAACTGTCCATATTCAGGTGAACGATGTGAACGAATATGCACCTGTGTTCAAGGAGAAGTCCTACAAAGCGACCGTCATCGAGGGGAAGCAGTATGACAGTATCCTGAGGGTGGAGGCCGTGGACGCTGACTGCTCCCCCCAGTTCAGCCAGATATGCAGCTATGAAGTCGTCACTCCAGACGTGCCGTTTGCTATCGACAAAGATG GTTACATAAAAAACACAGAGAAGCTAAACTATGGGAAAGAACACCAGTACAAGCTGACCATCACCGCCTACGATTGCGGGAAGAGAAGGGCAGCGGAAGACGTCTTGGTGAAGGTCAGCGTCAAGCCCACCTGCTCCCCCGGGTGGCAAG GATGGAACAAGAGGGTCGAGTATGAGCCTGGCACGGGCTCTTTGGCCCTCTTCCCAAATGTGCACCTGGAGACGTGCGACGAACCCGTGGCCTCAGTGCAGGCGACGGTAGAGCTGGAGACCGGCCACATCGGGAAAGGCTGTGACCGTGACACCTACTCTGAGCAGTCTCTTCACCGGCTGTGTG GCGCTGCGTCTGGCACCACCGAGCTGCTCCCGTCCCCCAGTGGGTCCTTGAACTGGACTGTCGGCCTCCCCACTGACAACGGCCACGACAGTGACCAGGTCTTCGAGTTCAACGGCACCCAAGCAGTGAGGATCCCAGATGGTGTCGTTTCTGTCAACCCGAAAGAGCCTTTTACGATTTCTGTGTGGATGAGGCATGGGCCTTTTGGCAGGAAGAAGGAGACCATTCTCTGTAGTTCAGACAAAACAG ACATGAACCGGCACCATTATTCACTCTACGTCCACGGCTGCCGCCTCACTTTCCTCCTCCGTCAGGATCcttcagaagagaagaaatacaaaccTGCAGAATTCCACTGGAAATTGAATCAG GTCTGTGATGAGGAGTGGCATCACTACGTCCTCAACGTGGAGCTCCCGAGCGTGACTCTCTATGTGGACGGTGTTTCTCACGAGCCCTTCTCTGTGACCGAAGATTACCCGCTTCATCCATCCAGGATTGAAACCCAGCTCGTGGTTGGGGCTTGCTGGCAAG GTGGCGACCTGCACATGACCCAGTTTTTCCGGGGTAATCTGGCTGGCCTGACTGTCCGTTCTGGGAAACTCGCAGATAAGAAGGTGATTGACTGTCTGTACACCTGCAAAGAAGGGCTGGACCTGCAGGCCCCCGAGGACGGCAGAGGCGTGAAG ATCCATACCAACCCCAGTCAGTTGGCGTTGACCTTGGAGGGAGATGATGTTGGGGAGCTGGATAAAGCCATGCAGCACATCGCCTACCTGAACTCACGGCAGTTCCCCACACCTGGGATCCGgagactcaaactcaccagcACAGTCAA GTGTTTTAATGAAGCTCCTTGCATCTCGGTGCCCCCGGTGGATGGTTACGTGATGGTGTTGCAGCCAGAGGAGCCCAAGATCAGCCTGAGTGGGGTCCACCATTTTGCTCGAGCGGCTTCTGAATTTGAAAGCCCAGAGGGGGTTTTCCTTTTCCCTGAGCTTCGGATCATCAGCACCATCACGAGAGAAGTGGAGCCCGAAGGGGACGGGGACGAGGACCCCACAG TTCAAGAGTCGCTCGTGTCCGAGGAGATCGTGCATGACCTGGATACCTGCGAAGTCACCGTGGACGGGGAGGAACTGAACCCAGCGCAGGAGAGCCTGGAGGTAGACATGGCCCGCCTGCAGCAGAAGGGCATCGCGGTGAGCGCCTCCGACCTGGGCATGGTCTTCACAG GCGTGGACACCATGGCCAGCTACGAGGAGGTTCTGCGCCTCCTCCGCTATCGGAACTGGCACACCAGGTCCCTGCTTGACCGCAAGTTCAGGCTCGTCTGCTCAGAGCTCAATGGCCGCTACATCAGCAACGAGTTTCAGGTGGAG GTGAACGTCATTCACACGGCCGGCCCCATGGAGCACGCCAGCCACATGGCCGCCCAGCCGCAGTTCGTCCACCCGGAGCGCCATGCCTTCGTCGATCTCTCGGGTCACAACCTGGCCAGCCCCCACCCGTTCGCAG TTGTCCCCAGCACCGCCACTGTTGTCATTGTGGTGTGTGTCAGCTTCTTGGTTTTCATGATTATCCTGGGAGTCTTCCGGATCCGGGCTGCTCATCAGCGAACCATGCGGGACCAGGACACCGGGAAGGAGAACGAGATGGATTGGGATGACTCCGCTCTGACCATCACCGTGAACCCCATGGAG ACGTACGAGGACCAGCACAgcagcgaggaggaggaggaggaggaagaggaggaggagagcgaagccggggaggaggaggatgacaTCACCAGCGCCGAGTCGGAAAGcagcgaggaggaggagggggagcacGGGGACCAGCAGAGCGCGAACCGGCAGCAGCAGCTGGAGTGGGACGACTCCACCCTGAGCTACTGA